TTCGGGTAAGGCATGAGGCGTAATGAAGCAATGAAACTATACAAGGCTATCTTATCTCCCTACGGCAACTAGTGGCTATAACGAAGCGACGGTAATTACGTTATTGCGCAATTCTTCCTGTCATGTAGTCCAACAGATagattaataacaataaacgaACGTCACCATGCCAGCTATTTTCTAGTTGGATGAAATAATTGGCTGTGACATGCCATCAACCGGTTGATGAGAAGCGTTCATTCCGCACGGCTcgattttctctcttcctcaggttattattattataccattGGTTTAAATCCATCGATTATACGACGATTTTAATTCACCTGCATCCGATTGGATATCGTTCAAAGTATATTGAGGGGGAAATTCTACGCTCGAGTTAATTCCCGCGGCCGAATCACGCCGAACAACGGAGTTACCGGGCCTTGagttaatgaataaaaaaaaagagaagagaggaaaaaatcatttccttCGTAAAAACCGATTGTGTATATTGCGTTATTTACCATGCCAGGCGAAGCGTATCAGCTGATTAAACGCTGTACGGCAAAGCAATAATGCCTGCTTGCCTGCCTGTCCGCATGAAGTACCGTCAGAATTACCTGCAAGGTACGCAATTCGTGCCATCGAATTCCGCGGGGGCTTTCAAATTTCCACCGTTGCGATCCCCTGCCGTCGATTCGAATTATTTGCGTAAACGTAATTGGAATCGGTAATCGAATCTTGTTTTCATACCTACGTTGGATACACCATACAAGCCGCTAATCCCCAAGGAGAACGCTTCTGGCAATCACGAATTACAGATCGTGCGATCGTTACAGCTGGCGAAAATTGGCAATTCTGATAACTCTGGTAGTCTCACGTGAAATGCCAAGagtaatttttcgtcaaacgTTTATTATTTCGCTTATTTCCCAACGTTTAAATTGTACTTCGTAACGTTTAGCatgcagcaaaaaaaaaaccttgcgggacaaaaacttttatacacttctcatttttatttcaaaatctttttccTTCACCTTACGAACTCGCGccgcaacaatttttttagccGTGAGGCTCAGATCGTCAAGATCCTTCTTAAGACGCTCGTGCGTCTTTAAAGGGTCGATTTAAGGAATCGATGAACGGACCAATTTCCCGTAGTATCCTTCGCTTCGAGACAGGAAGTGAGGGCTGACGAATCGCCGAGAGCATGGGAATTCAAGATAATCACGATCACCCGGCTAACGAACGGATTCGTACGAGACTCTTGTTTTCCCGACTATATTTCTTGCTTCACTTTTGAACCCAATTTAGTCGGGGTAATCTGCCTATAACGAGACTGATTTAATTATCGTCGATAAAATGACTCACCTGCAATAACGCTGCCAGCAAGCAAACCACCAGTGCAAAAGCGACGGCCAGTCGATTATTTTCGACGAACATTTTACCCTCAGACGTGGAATGATCACGGCAAGATCCACaagattcaaaaatgtctCTGTCTCCTTATCCAACTGACGACAGTATCAAGACCACAGGCACTGCACTTTGGCGTGGAATGACAGACACCGGTTTTGCGGTTGAATTTGGATCTTTCTTTCCCGGATGGTACCGGAGAAAACGCAGTCCCAACACTCGTCGCTTCGATCACCAAGGTAGAACCGGAGGTCAGGATCTTCGGGGCGAGATGAGGACCGGAGACGAAGACGCTTCTCACGGCTTGAGAAGACAACGGTTACCTCTAGATTGGGACGAATCGGACATTGGCTCTTCGTGATTGCTGTTTAAACGTCGACGGAATGGCGAACACTCAACATCCGGTTTGCCCCGGAAGCCTTCAAAGCCTGCACATATTCACTCGAACCCTTTAccgaagaaatgaaatcggacAAGTCACGCGGTCCTATGGGCAAAAATTCAAGCAATATTTCTCAGCGCCATGGTTTgagttcaaaaataaattgcacCGGGTTCACTGCCGTGCGACACCGTCGACAACCGCGTGGTGAGTGAAGTGAAGGCACTCTGTAGAGCCGATTTTCCATGGCTGCAGCTCGGAGCACGCGGTCGACGGTCACGTGGATATCCCGATACCCCCACCTTCGCCAAAGCCCTTTCTCCTCGAATACCAACCCTTGGTATTATCGACTATGTTTTGCCCACCTAGAGACGAGCCCGACACCCTAAAAAAATGTCACCGAATCGCTGGAACTTGGAAAGAGACAGGACGGAGTTCCAGATTTTTTGATTGATGCTTGGTTGCACGGCTGGTGTAATAAACGTGATCTACCGCAGTACAAAAGGATTGAAAAACGGAATTCCACTTTCGATCTTGGACTATGATCGGTACAGGGATAAGCGTCATCCGCTTAACGAGGTCACAGTGATGTGGTTCCTGCGTGGTTTTGGTCCTTTCACGAGAAGCGACCATCGGCGTCTGCTCGAAGCGAGTTAAGCAACGTGATTGCAAGGCAAGGCGGCGAGTATGGGATGACACGCGCCAGGTTGTTCAATTTACGGTACGTAGTGCACGGAGGTAATCGAAGTAAATTGAGCAGGTCAGGCATACCTTGACCTATCCAAAGTGGCAGCGACGCCGCGTGAGAACTCGACTCTGGGCCGAGATCGCGTCGAGCTCCTGGCGTGCACAGTGTCTTTTATTTAACGATCATTCGAAGGATTCAGCGCGATAGCACGGTATTACAAGGGCCTAAATCCGCGGCTCTAAGGATATTTTAATAACCGTTTTATCCTCAGTGGTTTCTGCGCCGCCTACCACTCGCCATAACCGATGGGATCTCGACTTTCGGAGACGGCTGGCTTGAACAGAGACGGAATTTACGCCTCCTGATTCACCTGTCCCCTGACTTGCCGTCAGCGTATATCGAGGAGTCCAGGTATGGGAACTCCAGCGGCATGTGGCCCTCGAGACGAAAGTCATCCCTCCAGCTGCGGCCCGCGATCTAGAGATGTTGGGCCACTTTTATTGCTGCAAAATATCAAGCACGCGCCACAGTTGCACGTGCATGCACGTGAAGCGTGTCAATCTTTCGTACCAACGGATTTTCCACCTGCTTCCAATCGTTCTGAAAACTTATCACCCAGAGTCCGTCACGATCCCTGGAGtctaataaattttctatctCGAGCTGAGGCCAACAGTGATGCGTCGAGATAAGTGAAGTGTAAACTGATTTCTGCAGCTCTCGTAGTTGCCACATATACTTACCCTTCGGTTAGGAACGTGACCGATCACTTGTACGAAAATGTACACCAAGCTCGAACGAATTCGACGAAAATGAGAAGCGACGTTACGAGTTATCATCGAAATCCTGAAAAGCTGTCTCACCTATCGGTCTCTGAGGGTAAAGGAAGGGTATCCGGAAGCGTAAGAAAACCGCGTTTGGAAAGGCACGGAGATAATACTGCAAGTAGTATTATATGCATACCGTGCACGGTACAACAGGACAAGGCAACTGTATCGTGCAGTTCATTCCCAAGCCTCTGCAAGAGTAGATAGTCGGGGATAAAAGTTCAGAGCCAGCTGAGATGTAGAATGCAGTACAAACGGCAAGGCAGCGGTGAACGTTCCCATGCACACAGGTAGACCTCCACCCACGCCTTGCGGCATTTTTAAATCACTTCTCGCACACTCGCAGACTCAACTGCCATACGGCAGACTCTTGCTCTGACCACCGAACGTGAGCTggttttatttatgaaaaaattacgggCTCACGCCTCGAGTGATTAACTTCAGGTCCCTTGCAACGATCGTTACCTCCTCTTGGCGCCAGTCGGCTTTTGCCCATGGTGACACGCACCTAATTGGGGATGACGTTAACGGGTTCGCGATGGCGGATCTGCCACCTTCGGTTACCGCGCATACGTCAGAGCGGCAAGGTTCCATTGATTAACATATCTTCTTTCCGAAATGGTCACCGTTCGCAGAAAGGGCTTTGACCGTATTGAAacacggagaaaaatttcatttgtcatagtaactggaaaaattcggtaaaacaggtatcgttttagcactattgtcgatccttttttggtaattgcaacgaaaaatgagtttctgaggtttactctacttttttagttaaacaaggcttcaacgtcaatttattgctgcacaagcattaaattttcgcaacacttacaagaaaacacagcaacagtgatcgtaatgagaaagaatagtaacggataacagactttccggtaacagctagaaaactaattttcatttcgtaccttggaactatatttttcgattttgataaaaaacgaaaatagttaaagactGAGCGCTAacgggaaataaaaaattctctcaatGAAGAAACGTCTTGCACACCCGTACCTGTAAGGCAGGGCATTCAAGTCGGACAAATCAATGATTCTACAGACAGAATCCAGCGCTCAGGGTTTACCTCTTCAAGCACGATTCCACCGACGGTAGATATCCGGATGACGTCGCAAGTGATCGTCAGAGATTTCCGTACACCAGTGTCACAGGTTTTGTATCAGAACTTTACGCTGTGACCGTACGCAGCGGAGAATCATTATCAATCCTTTTTGGATTGGCTTGATACAAAAACGTTCAAAGCGGCTCGCTAAGCATCGAAACACATTCTCCTCCACGTCGTGGCGAATTTATATGTTCCATGAGAAGGATCCGAAGCGGATAAACTGGGGCAAGCGTCGGATCTACTTAGTGGCCAAGGGGTCGGAGGCTTTCGCCATGAAGGGCGCCAGTCTGAACATTCAGGGTGGCGCCAGGCCTGCGATAATCACGGCACCATCGAGCGACGCTCCGACGTTCGCCTACGCTGTTAATCACAATTTGTACGAGCGGAAGAGCAAGTGCGTGGTGTCCTCTGCCTCCTGAACGACGAATTGCATTGCGCCGATTGCTAAGTCGAGAGAAGTCCGCGTTACAAACAGCCAGTAGTGTCGACCCGTTGCTCTCCAGGTCATCCCCCGTAAATTTTCCATAGTCGAGAGTATGGCCACCGCCATTCGGGTCACCACAGCCACACAGCCGACAGGTGATGGTCAGAGTGAAAAGTATCGGCGCCGTGGCCAAGGCGCCGGCTGGAACATCATCCCCTTGCGGACGGGGGATGCTGAAGGAACGTCATTACGGCGATATCGTTCAGGGTACGGGACGACCTCGTCTTCGTGGACGCTATAATTGCAGCATCACCTCGGCCGTTTTTGACTCGAAGGCGGGGCTCGTTCTTAATGACAATCTGATGGGGTGAGTAGCTTTGCGCGACAACGAGTTTGGGTACACTTATCGCGTCGTTGATACGCTCGAACATATCAGGAGGATCATCTTCTGTTCTAGCAACTGTCACGGTCaggtatttattttcaacgtttttgcgatttttttttcttttagacGCTGGAAGAGGGGTAGTTTTTCACTGCGTATTTTCCGTCTTATTTGTACAGTTGTATGTGCTTTTAGGAACCGCTGCATGCACTTAACATAGGATTATAGGCTTGAGCTGGTTCGGTGAAAGCGGCGCACTGTTGTatgaacaaagaaaatctaggTGTTGATTGAAGAATAGAAGCGTGCTTAACAAAAGTAACGTTTATAACAGCTTTAGCAAAACGTAGTTCACGTTTAAAACGCATTTTATCCTCAGAATCGCCGGTTTCGCATTCCCATGCAGTTTTACAGCTAATTATCACGTATTCACGCACCCTGAAGTCCAGCATGTGAAAACGGTAACTTTGGTTGTGTACACAACGAGTTTGCACCGCTCGTttgtgaaaagaaattctgtGAGAAAAGTACATTCGCTGTATAAACAAGCATTCGAACCTGTGGTCACCGTTCCATTTTACATCTACGATACGTATGTGGAAAAGTAATTCGTGGACACGCGGATCTGCAGCCAGAATTCATAGCTGAACTGTTATCTTCCTGGCTGCTTCtaacgtacatatatatacctatatattgcAGAATATACAACACCAGGAAGATTTATGAGGAATTATTGCAACGAATTAGCGTGGGAACGAGACACTGAGAGAGTCAACCGAGTTCACCGAATGACTAACCGTAACATAGGCATTCGAACGCGAAAATACAAACGCGTCCATGGATGGAAGACTTTCTTTGTATACACCGTGTACACAAGTTAGGTGCCACGCATTAATGCACCAAGTACGTTACTTTTGCTCTGCAACAGTTCACCTCGCAAATTTCTCTCGTCCTGTCCTAATccgttttgtttctttatcaattttatttttgtcggTATAATTCTTCTGAtaagaagatgaaaatgatCGGTTTTGAATACTTGATAATAGAGTAGAAAACAAGGGTGTAATTAATTGAACTGCAATATTCGTGGTATTGTTGTGAAGACATCGGGGAAATTCGGCGCCAGGTACGTGGCAAGAATTTCTCGCCAGTTCaccaatgaaataattacGATCAGTTATCCTCGGTAATTTGTCTATCGGACCGGCGTGAATTGAAGCAATCAATTTCAGTGTGTacacgtaaaatttttcctactGCTTTAGGTACGTATGAAGTAAATTAACACACTTTTTCCCAGGTACAGaagattaatttattttctttgcaTTCGCGTTTCTCGTGTAATAACTATTATTTGGAAACTGTAATATACGTGTCGGGGGACGAGTTTAATGACACAGCGCAAGCGATTACCAAAAGATTAATTACACACTCGCGTAAATACGGTTACCCGTTCCGGGGAATCAGTATgataatttatgtacataatatTCACGCAGGCGTATAGTAAATATGAAAGATGTATCGTCGAAATATTGAGCCATTGATGGTCCGCCGATTCAGAACGGTATGTACAAGCTTGGCAAAAACAATTTGCGCCAGTGTGGCGAGTCAGTTGCACGACTTGGGTAGGTACCCGCttataattatctgaaattgCTCGTTAAATACAAATATAAGTAATGGAATTTCGCACGTAATTGTATGTTCATGAGGGTAGTTGCATCGGGTGAGAATGTTTTACGGTTTTATCgaaattcgttcaatttttacctCCTGCTCAATAACTCAACCGCTAAAGATCAAGATCCCTTCGTCGACAAAATTAAGAATTATTCAGGAACAATGAGGCAGAGAAGAGTTTAAAAGAATTGTTTTTGGTTGGAAATGTATTCCATTCGTGAATTGATACCGTAAAATAAATGAACTAAATGACCGGATGGTATGTTTATTGTTACGTATGAGTTGAATGGGTCGTTGACATCGATTCGCTTCGGCATTTTTTATGCAGGTCTCCCCTAATGCTCGGCATCAGGAGTGTGGGAGTGAATGTTGTGTTGCATAACGTCAGACGCAACGTGTTCGAGCCATTGGAGCGGTTCGGTGACGTGAATTTTGGTAATAAGTCAGtgatattttgcaaaattattatcggacttaattaaaaacttaatttgttttatattcgttacagatttgaataaaaagaagaaaaacgcaTTGGAATGTACGCagaatttaaatttgtttttctgcatattggatattttttatcagattTACCGGTTGCTTGTAATCTCAAATTTTTGACAGCGCTGGTCAGAAATTCTGGAACCTTGGAAATTCCCAGATCAAAATGCTACGAAGTCGCTGACAGCTTCGAAACTCAAAATTGGAAGACTCGGTAAGTGCTttaaagaataaatttaatgGAGGAGGAATGCTCTTTTTggaaattcttaaaaaattacaatttcgtTCTCATGTATTTTCAAGTATTACCGCTGCAGTGGTTCGCTTCAAATTTTCGGAGCGTGAATCATTAACGAAATTTGCACACATGCGTTTCCGCTGTATCCGTTGATAGCTAATAGCTTGAAATCTCACACCGCAGATGTCAAAGTATTACCGTGTTGTTCACACCTGGTGGTGTTAAATGTTTTGTACAAGTATGAATATGACATCGTCACATGTAACAATTTGTGTTTACCTGCTAATTACTAGTCACACTTGGCCAGATTTTTTACAGTCATGACGATCTATATCCATTTCTGGCGTTCCCAATGACCCTGAAAAATTACACTTTCATTGACTTGCAGGAAGCGATTTTCTGCGAGTATATAGGTATAGTTTCTAAGTTCTCGATTTGCATCTTGAATTATTTCCCTATGATCTGACTAAATTAAGGCACGCCAAAGACGAGCCTTCGCACAATTGCCGCGATTCACACGCGTGtcgaattcaattattttcaacatctgTAATCGAAATGTTTCGGTTTTATGTACCGTCTACAAGCATCGAAATAGTCTTTCGAAATATAACGATTTATAacttttatgaatttttttcgaaactttggGAGCAGCTCCTCGCGCCCGAATTAATTTACATAAAAGATCTTTTGGTAACAGCTACccgtaaaaaaagtttcgtaAGAATCCGTGAATCGAGTCGTGAGAAAAAACATCAAATGCataaaatgtcatttttttacttcccgGAGAGGGTGGAGGGGGTTGTTGACGAGTTTTCTTCACTACGTAACGTGAAAATTGCGCGTATCTTTCATTTTGCCGAATAAAAATTACGGACCCGACTTTTGTACGTAAGAGACtgaataattttgtcaaaGCATTACGAAGATGACGATAGCTGACGAAAAACGTGAACTGGACTCAAAACTGAAGAACAATTCGAGGATACTAGCGGAGACCGATGAAAGCGACGACGGTGGTTTGGCCGAAGTGAATCCAGAGTCGGAAGTAATTGATGAAACGTACCAAAGAGAGGCAGTCTTACGTAGATTGGCCGAGATTGAACGTCGTGGCGAAACTAGAATTCTGCGTAACTTTGAACGGATGAAAAACCAATCCTCTCTTTCGGAAGCCAAAGGATTATTTTCGAAGCGTTCGAAACCTGTCGATCCTTCCAAAGAAAGTTTGGAATCGCTGGTAGAATTGTTACAAGAAGCTTTGCAAGCTGTGCCGGACTCGGTCCTGCACTTGATGACCGGATGGACACGTTCCGGGGACTGCGAACGATCCGCCGATCACAAACCCGATTGGCTCGACATGGAAAAGCTGCGACGAGGGCAGAAGTTCGCAGAGAATTACATGTACGCCATATTCTCCCAGAACGCGCTTACCTTGTTCGTTATCTTCAGCATCGAGGATTCGCTCAAGCCGTTAATCATCACCGGAAAATCGAGCACGCCGTACACCGCGTTCAAAAGGTAACCAGACCCCCAACGTAACTCCGATTGATACGAAAGTACAAATGCAAAAACTGGTTGGTAAACGGACCTGACGCCGTTTTCATCCTCGCCGTTCCCACGTTCGCcgataattaatcaattctaAATTCAAGGTACCTGTCAACGGGGCTGCGGATTCGGCGCTGGATAACCGGTGACCTGTGGACGAAGGGGTCCGTAGCTAACAGGGACATTTCGACGGTGAGGGCGATGCACGCGGCGGTGAGACGGAGACTGGAAACTTCAACTACCGAGGAAATAAATGCCGCGACGAAAATTGGCAACCCTTGGTGCCCCATGCGGGAAACTCTTATCAGGGATTTTTCCGAGGCTTGTGAGGCCCCAAAGATCGACCAGTGTCCCTACGTCGTGGAGCCGAGCAGCCTTGATCGACCCAAGAGCATTAATCAGACTGAAATGGCGCTGACGCAGTGGTGCTTTGTCGGTTTGCTCGTCTCCTTCCCGACGTCTTTTGGGGTCCATTACGCATCCGACGAGGATCTCGAGGCCTATTGCCACCTATGGAGAAGCATCGGGTACCAACTGGGAGTGGAGGACGAGTGAGTCGGGTTCTCCTTGCTTCTCGATTGTCCTGTTCTTGCGGAAAATTGCTTGCTTTAAAATTAAAGGTACAACTTCTGCCGTGGAACTCTTGAGGACATTCGGAGTCGCACTAACGATTATCTCGAATCGTGGGTCAAGCCCAATCTACGAAACGTCAGTCCCGAATGGGAACACATGACGAGGTGCGTCGTGAGTGGGCTTAATGCCGTCGTCTCGGATATCGCGTACGAAAATGTCCTCCTCTTCCTTACCGAGATGCTGGACCTCCCGATGCCACGACTATACGCTTCGTTGTCTTACACGGAATGGTGCCGGCACAAGATCAGGAAGTGAGCTTCATTCTTTACCAAATTATAAGACAGGGGGTtagatttgaataattttattcgataaaCCAAAGAGGATAAAGTCGAGCGAAGATTTCAGAACCAGTGTGAAATAGGGAAAGGAcaaacaattattcatttgatCGATACTTCAGGTTACTGCTTCGCAGTCAGCTTTTAAACCAACGGTTTCTGTTCGTTACAGGTTTCACTTTTCCTACACGCTAAAGCTTCCAGGAATGGCTGGCTGGTTCAATAAGTTCGTGAACGAAGCCACGAAGCGCGCCGAGAACTTCACTCCCGATGAACTGGAAGTCATACGGATAAAAATGGACAGCATTTACCCTGGTCAGAACAAATAACTTCTTGTCCAGAGTGATTTGTGGCCACTTCTTGATGAAC
This genomic stretch from Neodiprion pinetum isolate iyNeoPine1 chromosome 6, iyNeoPine1.2, whole genome shotgun sequence harbors:
- the LOC124221782 gene encoding uncharacterized protein; translation: MGSPLMLGIRSVGVNVVLHNVRRNVFEPLERFGDVNFDLNKKKKNALESLVRNSGTLEIPRSKCYEVADSFETQNWKTRITKMTIADEKRELDSKLKNNSRILAETDESDDGGLAEVNPESEVIDETYQREAVLRRLAEIERRGETRILRNFERMKNQSSLSEAKGLFSKRSKPVDPSKESLESLVELLQEALQAVPDSVLHLMTGWTRSGDCERSADHKPDWLDMEKLRRGQKFAENYMYAIFSQNALTLFVIFSIEDSLKPLIITGKSSTPYTAFKRYLSTGLRIRRWITGDLWTKGSVANRDISTVRAMHAAVRRRLETSTTEEINAATKIGNPWCPMRETLIRDFSEACEAPKIDQCPYVVEPSSLDRPKSINQTEMALTQWCFVGLLVSFPTSFGVHYASDEDLEAYCHLWRSIGYQLGVEDEYNFCRGTLEDIRSRTNDYLESWVKPNLRNVSPEWEHMTRCVVSGLNAVVSDIAYENVLLFLTEMLDLPMPRLYASLSYTEWCRHKIRKFHFSYTLKLPGMAGWFNKFVNEATKRAENFTPDELEVIRIKMDSIYPGQNK